A single window of Nicotiana sylvestris chromosome 5, ASM39365v2, whole genome shotgun sequence DNA harbors:
- the LOC104249316 gene encoding heavy metal-associated isoprenylated plant protein 23-like — protein sequence MGLGGTLEYISDIMSSDKPKKKKKQFNTVELKVRMDCDGCELKVKKALSSLSGVKSVEINRKQQKVTVTGYVEANKVLKKAKSTGKKAEIWPYVPYNLVSQPYAAAAYDKKAPPGYVRRVDQNNSTTGTVARYEDPAYTNIFSDDNPNACSIM from the exons atgggtcTAGGAGGAACTTTGGAGTATATTTCTGATATCATGAGTAGTGATAAgcccaaaaagaagaagaagcagtttAATACAGTGGAGCTCAAAGTCAGAATGGATTGTGATGGCTGTGAACTTAAAGTCAAGAAAGCTCTTTCTTCCTTGAGTG GAGTGAAGTCTGTGGAGATAAACAGGAAACAACAGAAGGTGACAGTAACAGGATATGTGGAAGCAAACAAGGTGTTAAAGAAGGCAAAGTCAACAGGGAAGAAGGCAGAGATATGGCCTTATGTCCCTTACAATTTGGTGTCTCAGCCCTATGCTGCAGCAGCTTATGACAAGAAAGCACCACCTGGTTATGTCAGAAGAGTTGATCAGAACAACTCAACTACTGGAACAGTTGCAAGATATGAGGACCCTGCCTATACCAACATTTTCAGTGATGACAACCCTAATGCTTGCTCTATCATGTAA